TGTTGCCTTTTCCTGTGCATGGCTCACCTCGCTGAACCCGATGCTTGCTGCCGGGTGGTTTGCAGCAATAGCAGAGGCAAAGATAAGGAAGCCGGCAATTGCGGATATGAAGGCGATAAGCAGGGCTGACAGTTTCTCTGAGATGAGCAGAATTCCCCTCTTCCGGGTGGTGCTGGTTGCAGCGCTTGCAAATATCGGGAGTACGCTTGGAACGTTTCTCTACTTTATCTTCATCTTTCCGCTGCTTGGGATCGACCCGACGGTGCTGATCACTGACGGGTTTTCCAATATCGTCAATACCCTCTCAGGTATTGTATAGAGAGCATCCGGTCCGGTTGGTTTACCATAATTTCAAAAGGTGTTCAACCGGAAACAATACCTGCCAGGTATGTCGGCAGACAATTGCTGGTTGCGCAAAGAATAACCATATGGAAGACACTTCTATCTACCATGATTCAGAACAAAAACATTGCCAACTTTGGCGTCACCATCATCCAGGCGCGCCACAGCATCAGGCATTTCAAGGACAGCCCCATTCCGGAGGAGATCATCAGAAAGGTGCTTGATTGTGCAAAATCCGCACCTTCGGCAAGGAATATCCAGCCATGGCTGTTTGGGATTATCACCGATGCCCGGACACGGTCACAGATAGCTGACCTGACGGATCATGGGAAATTCATTGCTGAAGCACCGGTCTGCTTTGCCGTATTTGGTGAGCGCGACCAGCAGTATGTGGTTGAGGACTGCTGTGCCGCAACCGAGAACATCCTGATTGCCCTGACCGGGTATGGTATCGGGTCATGCTGGGTTGCAGGCCATGGAAAAGCGTATGCAGAACCGATCCGGGAGATGCTGGGCGTCCCTGAGAAATATACCCTTATCTCGCTTATTGCTGCGGGAGAGGCAAAAACCGAGGGTTTTGTGCTTGCGAAAAAGAAGAGCCTTGATGAGATCACCTTCAAAGAGAGATTTGGATCCGAGTGAACCTCTTTCTCTCTCTTTTCAGCAAAACAAAGCACCCATACTGCTAAAACCCTGTACGTGATCGCTTATGACCCCTCCCATTCTGCAGGTCGCACTTGACATACCTGATCTCAGCCGCGCCTATGCAATAGCCGGGGAGACGCTGGCAGGCGGGGCAGACTGGATCGAGATCGGCACGCCGCTCATCAAGAGCGAGGGTATGCATGCCGTGAGGGAGATCCGGGCGCACCATCCGGATACACCCATCGTCGCAGACATGAAAACCAGCGATACCGGGGCGCTTGAGGTTGAGATGGCGGCAAAAGCCGGTGCAGGAATCGTCTGCATCCTTGCCGAATCCGATGACGCGGTCATCAGGGAGGCGGTGAAGGCAGCAGATCTCTATGGTGTGCAGCTGATGGGGGATATGATGAATGTCGGGGACCCCGTAACCCGTGCCCGTGAACTCGAGGAGATGGGAGTCCATATCATCAATGCCCATGTCGGGATTGACCAGCAGATGATCGGGAAGGACTCCCTCGAACTCCTTGAACGGCTCACCGGCACAGTCTCTATCCCGATTGCCGCTGCCGGCGGCCTTGATGCTGCGCGGGCGGCTGAGGCAGTTGCCCATGGGGCAGAGATCGTCATCATCGGCGGGGCGATCATCCGATCCAGCGATGTCACCGCCTCCACCGCCCAGATCCGATCGGCTATCGATGCACCAAAGCCACGATCCCAGCAGAAGCGGGATCAGACGGAGGAGATCCGATCGATGCTGGAAGAGGCGTCCTCATCAAACGTCTCCGATGCGATGCACCGGAAAGGGGCGATGAGCGGTCTGAAACGGTACTACGGAACCGGGAAGATGATCGGCCGTGCCATCACCGTCCAGACCTTCGCCGGAGACTGGGCCAAACCCGTCGAGGCGATTGATCTCGCAGCTCCCGGAGACGTGATCGTCATCAACAACAGCCGGGATACCACCATCGCTCCATGGGGGGAGCTTGCGACCCTCTCCTGCCAGAACAAGGGGGTTGCCGGTGTCATCATCGACGGAGCGGTCCGCGACCTTGACGATATCCTCGAAATGACAATTCCACTCTATGCAACCGCAGCAGTTCCGAACGCCGGAGAGCCCAAGGGTTTTGGAGAGATCAATGCGGAGATTGTGTGCTGCGGCCAGCAGGTACGGCCGGGAGACTGGATCATCGGGGATGCAAGCGGTGTTGTCGTCCTCCCCAAAGAGCGGGCATATGAGATCAGCCGCCGCGCAGTTCTTGTTGCCCGGACCGAGGAGCGTCTTCGCGAGGAGATCAGAAGGGGATCCACCCTCTCGGTTGTGATGGAGCTTCTCCGCTGGGAGAAGCAGTAATCAGGGGAAACGGGGCTGCCGGGATAGTTCCGGAGCAATAACTTTTCTTTTATCAGAACAATTAGTACCTAATCGGATCATGATCGCCAGCAGAAGGACGATCAGGGATTCGTCCTCTCCGGTAGAGAGAAGCAACTGAAGGAACGGAGTCACGCAGATGTTACATGAGGCAAAAGAGACGCTGCGGGAGGTGATGCAGGCGGTCACTCCCATTGCTGTGATCGTATTTCTGGTATTACTCGTTCTGATCGGATCAGGCGCAGCAGAACTGATCGACTATATTCTCGGGGTCATGATGCTGACAGCGGGAATCACGCTCTTCCTTATCGGGGTGAAGAGCGGGCTTCTCCCGATGGGGGAGGCGATCGGATCTGATCTCCCCAAACATGGATCTATCTATCTGGTGATCATCACCGCATTCCTGCTTGGATTCTTTGCAACCGTCGCCGAGCCTGATGTCAGGGTTCTGACAAATATGGTCGATCTCGTATCCAACGGAGAGATTGCCCAGAACCCACTTGTCCTCTCAATTGCGATCGGAGTCGGATTCTTCGTGATGCTGGCGATGCTCCGCATCATCCTTGGCATCCCTATCACCTGGCTCTTTGCAGCAGGATACCTGGTTGTCATCATCCTCTCCTTCATTGCACCAGCTGATTACCTCCAGATCGCATACGACGGCGGGGGCGTCACCACCGGGCCGCTGACCGTCCCATTCATCCTTGCCCTCGGTATCGGTCTCAGCTCGGTACTTGCCGGAAGATCAGCGCTCACTGATGGCTTTGGGCTGATAGGTCTTGCATCCATCGGCCCCATCATCGGAATCATGGTACTGGGGATACTCCTATGATATCTGAGCTTGGAGTCCTGACCGGTATCAACCATGTCATCCTTGAAGCGATCATCGCACTGATCCCGCTCTCGATCTTCTTCATTCTCTTTCAGATTACGTACCTGAAGCTCCCCATCGGGCATGTCATCAATCTCTTCAAAGGAATTGTCTTCACCCTGTTTGGAATGATCTTCTTCCTTCAGGGGGTGAAGGTCGCCTTTATCCCGGCAGGTGAGGCGATCGGATCCTTCTTTAGCGCAATCGGGAAACCCTGGATCCTTATCCCCTTCGGTTTTCTCCTCGGGCTCCTTGCGACCTATGCAGAGCCGGCGGTACGGATTCTCTGTTACGAGATCGAGAACTCCTCAAGCGGATTCATCAGGGGAACCCTCATCCTCTACACACTCTCCCTCGGAGTCGGGATTGCCGTTGCACTCGGCATGGGGCGGATCGTCTATGGGTTCTCATTCCTCCCGATCATCATCACCGGGTACGTCATCGCCATCATCCTCCTCTGGTTTGCTGACCGCGACTTCGTCGGGATCGCCTTTGACTCAGGCGGGGTTGCAACAGGTCCGATGGCGGTTACCTTCCTGATGGCACTCGCCGTTGGGGCGGCAGCAGGAATTGAGGGGCGCGATCCGGTGATCGACGGGTTCGGGCTGATCGCACTCATTGCACTCGCACCGATCCTCTCAATCCTCATCCTTGGCATCTACTTCAAAAAGAAAAAGGTGAATACATCATGATCTGTGAAGGTTGTAAAGTACTGATTGTAACAATCGTCAAGAAAGGCTGGTCACAGCAGGTGATCGAGGCATCCCGTCAGGCGGGCGCATCGGGCGGCACGATTATTCCCGGCCGTGGAACCGGGATCCATGAGATGCAGACACTCCTTGGTCTTCGGATCGAGCCAGAAAAGGAGATCATCCTCACCATCGTCAATCCTGAACAGGCTGATACAATTCTTGAAGCCATCGTTTCAGAGGCAGAGCTTGAGAAACCGGGCAACGGGATCGCCTTTGTCATCAGCCTGGATAAGGTCGCAGGCCGTGTCCATATGTTTACAAAAGAAGGAGAAGAGTAGGATCAGCCAAGGTCGCTCTCCCGGAGGAGGGAGCCGCCTGCAGCCTGAATCTTCGAGATTGCCTCACCAGCCTGGCTCACCCTCAGGATGAGCACCGCAGCATCCCTGCCGGAATATGCATATGCATACTCGATATTAATCCCGGCATCACCGAGGATCCGGGCAACCTCATGAAGACCACCAGGTTCATCCTTCATCCGGACCGCAATCACATCGGTGAACTGGACAGCAAATCCAAGATTCTCAAGAACCGATCGCGCAGTCCCGGGGTTATCGACAAGTGCACGAACAACACCGAAACTGCTCGCCTCTGCGATTGAGAAGGCAAAGATATTCACATTGCTCTTCTGGAGGGCTTCTGCAATCGCAGCAAGCCTCCCTGGTTTATTCTCCGAGAAGACGGAGATCTGTTTGATGATATACTCTTCCTGCATCAGATGACCCTCCGGTCGATGACACGTTTTGCTTTTCCCTCAAACCGGGGGAGTGATCCCGGTTCTGCAAGCTCCACAACGACAGCCACATTCAGGGCACTTTTAAGCGTATGTTCCACTTTCTTTTTGATGTTGATGAGATCATTGATCCTATCACTGAACGCTTCAGGGGCAACCTCAACCCTGACGATCATATCATCAAGCGAGCCTTTCCGGTCAACCTCGATGATGAAATGGCCTGCAAGTTCAGGAATTCCAAGGAGTGCATGTTCAACTGCTGAGGGGAAGACGTTGATACCACGGATGATCAGCATGTCATCGACGCGGCCGGTGATCCGCTGGATCCGGGGATGTGTTCTGCCACATGCACAGGTCTCATCATCTATCCGGGTAATATCCCCGATACGGTACCGGATCATCGGAAGTGCCTCTTTCTGAAGGACGGTCATAACCAGTTCGCCCGACTCCCCGGGTTCAAGCACCTCCCCGGTTACGGGATCGATGATCTCAGGATACGCGATATCCCCCCAGATATGGATACCCTGCTGGGCAGTGCATTCAGAGAACATCGGGCCGGATATCTCGCTTGTACCATAGATATTGTACGCCCTGACCCCCATCGTCTCATAAATACGCGTCCTCATCGATTCTGACCAGGGTTCGGCACCGATGATGGCAGAGCGGAGATCGGTATCGTTTTTGATAGAGATACCCATCCGTTCTGCCGCTTCACCGATATGGATCAGGTATGATGGTGTACATGCGATGGCGGTCGCCTTCAGATCCTGCATCAGCTCGATCTGCCGCTCGGTGTTGCCGACGCTTGTCGGGAGGACGGCCGCACCGATCCGCTCAGCCCCATAATGGAGGCCAAGACCCCCGGTGAAGAGGCCATACCCATACGAGACCTGGATGACATCCCCCCGCCCAAGGCCACAGGAGGTGAGGGCACGTGCAAGCGATGTCGTCCAGAGATCGAGATCTCTTCGGGTGTACCCGACGACGGTCGGCTTCCCGGTCGTTCCGGACGAGACATGGTAGCGGACGAGCTCATCATGGGGTGCACAGAATAACCGGTCCGGATAGTTATCCCGGAGATCATGTTTATACATGAACGGGAGGAGGCGGATATCAGAAAGAGTCCTGATATCATCCGGATGCACACCCGCCTCCTTCATTCGTCGATGATAGAAGTCTGAGAAACTGTACAGCCGGTAGACGAGTGTCTTGAGGAGCCTGTACTGAAGCCTTTCGAGATCGTCCTTTTGCATCGTCTCAATCCGTGGGTCCCAGCAATGCATCAGAGATCACCCCTCCGGTCAATAACACGCTTCGCCTTCCCCTCAAACCGTGGGAGTGAGCCGGGTTCGACAAGCCTGACGGTCGTCCTGAGGGTGAGGGCTTCCTGCAGTTTCTGCTGTATCTGCTTCTGCAGTCCGACAAGGTCGCCAAGTTCACCTGAGAAGGCAGAGCGGTTCATCTCAACATCAATCGTCATCTCATCAAGATGGTGTACCCGGTCGATATATACCATGAACTGATCCCCCACCTCCGCAATGCCGAGGAGAACATGCTCAATCTGGGATGGGAAGACATTGATCCCCCGGATAACAAGCATATCATCACTCCTCCCCATAATACGTGCGATCCGCAGACCCCTACCGCATGGGCATTCATCCTCGATGAACATGGTGATATCACCTGTTCTATACCGGATCATCGGCATCGCCTCCTTTGACAGGGATGTGATGACCAGCTCACCCTTCTCACCGGGGCCAAGCGTCTCGCCGGTCGCCGGATCGATGATCTCGGGGAGATAGCAGTCCTCCCAGATATGCAGACCATGCTTCTCGGTACATTCAAAGGCGACACCGGGGCCGTACATCTCGCTCATCCCGTAGCTGTCATAGGCATCGATGGCAAGGCGGGTCTCAAGCTCATGCCGCATCGTCTCAGACCATGCTTCCGCACCAAAACAGCCAATTCTCAGTGAATCAAGGGTCACACCCATCTCTTCAACGACTTCAGTGATATGGAGCGCGTATCCCGGTGTACAGTGAAGTGCCGTCACCCCGAAGTCCTGGATCATCTCGATCTGGCGCTTTGTATTTCCTGTCGCACTCGGAACGACCATCATCCCTGTACGTTCCGCCCCGTAATGGAATCCAAGACCTCCGGTGAAGAGGCCATAGTTCACTGCATTCTGGAATGTATCGTCTGCGGTCAGGCCGACCATCGTCAGGTTTCGTGCAATCAAATCCGACCAGGTATCAATATCATGCCGTGTATAGCCGACGACCGTTGGCTTCCCGGTTGTTCCGGAGGTCGTATGGACTCGCACAACTTCCCGGCGAGGAACCGCAAAGAAACCAAACGGATATCCCTCCCGGAGATCGGTCTTCTTTGTGAACGGAAGACGGGTGATATCATCCCGCTTTTGAATATCGCTATTTGAGATCCCTGCCGCGCGAAGCCGCTCCTGGTAGAAGGGAATCTTTTCTGCCTGTGATAGTGTCCATTTTAACCGTTTTGTCTGGAGATCTTCGAGTTTTTTCCCCCGCAGAGTCTCCATCTCTTCATTCCAGAACATTGCCATCCCTGTAGATTGATTCCTGTAATGTGTGTGGTATAATGCAATAGACTTTGTCAGATGATTGACAGGGAGCACGGAGAGGGTGCTGGCAGAAGAAATCTTAATAGTATAGAATGAATCCATAGAAACTGAGTTACTATGGTAGACAAAGCAGGACTTGGAAGCTTTCTGTTTGGGATTATCCTCATTGTGCTTGGAGGATACGGCATATATCTCTACATCCCGGAAGTCATTGCCGTTTTGAAAGGATCGCTTGGGATTATTGCCGTTTTGATCGGGTTATTCCTTGCCGTGATTGGATTTTTCATCATGAAAGAGTGAGCCGGGGGTGAGAATCACCTCACCGGCCAGAAATACCGCTCCTCAGCCTCGAATACCGGACCATGGGGCATCGTGGCCTTCACGTCAATTCTGCCGATGCCCCGGTCAAGGCTTTTGAGATCGATATCGCTATAGGGTATCCAGATACCGCGGAGCTGATAGTTATCTTCGGGGAGTGACCGGTGAATCGTATAGAATCCACGGTAAAGCCGTCTTGGCGTAACCGGATTATTCCTGCGATCAGTCTCCGGAGAATAGATTGACACCTCCATGGAGATGGATGTCCGCTCAAATGAAACCGGACGGTTCATTGAATCGAAGAACCGGTACTTGATGATCAATCCGTCCATATCATGGAATCCACCAAAATCCATCGTTTCTGCCCAGATCTCCATTCTGGCAACTGATGTCACCCCCCTGGCAGAAACCTGGGTTGCAGGCTGGTCGGTTGAGACAGGCTGTGGCGTTTCATCCGGAGGGTGGAATACTGCCTGGTCATGCTCTTTGTTCTCCTCTGCTTCTTCTGCGAGTCCCGGAAGGGTATACGTACACCCGGCAGTGACAAGCAGCAGGGTGAGGGAAAGGAGGAGTAAAATACGTGTATATGCCATATTGCCAGAATATGCAGTACCAACAGATAATTATTCTCTTTCAACCGATCCAGAATGGAGGAATGGATCGATCACTATGAAACAGCACCAGGTTCCCGGTTGTATTATAGATTTTATTTCCCTGTATTGTGCTGGAAAAAGCTACCGGACAGTACTCTACCCCTGGATTGACAATCCAGACATACTGCCGGATCTATGGCTGGACATCCCTTTTGAGCAGCGGGTTGCCATCACAAACGATGATTATGCAGACGCACCTGATGGAGTCAGGCTTATCCGTGGCGACTCCATCCAAACCCTTGCCGGGTGTTCGCAGTTCTTTGATCTGATCCTCTGTTTCCCTCCACGTGAAACAGGTGTTATCTCAGGTACGCTTATTGCAGAAGATACAAGCCCCATAGACATTCATGATGCTGCATACACTATCGTCATCTTCAGTGCCGCACTTCGCCTCCAGCCCAAAGGAGCCTTATTTGCAGTTGTCTATCCCTCATTCCTCACCAATGGAAAACATATACATCTGCTGAACCGGCTCGGGCTCTTCTGTGAAGCAGCACTCTCCATCCCACAGGACGGCATCCCCAGAGAGATGGGAAAACTGCCCCTGCTCCTCATCATCAGAAAAGGAGCGTGTGATCAGCTGATGGCAGGGGAACTTGGACCTGATCGGTTTCGGCAGGAGATACTCCTTGGAAACCTGGCGACACGTACCAATGGAAAGAAACCGGAACTCGGCATATTCGTCCCTTCCACGAGCTTCAGGAGCCTTGAGGAGATACGGCTCGATGAGACGATCAGGAGGCTCGCAGAAGAGCATGGCACCGCTCCTGTGCCCTTCTCGGGCATCACAAAGTCCATCTCCATCGGTGCATGCGGGACACTGCAGGATGCTGGCAGGAGGCTCTACCTTCCCCTCTCTCCGGATGACCCACCAGTCACAACAGCAGACGATCTCACTGGTATGCCTGATGAAGCAGCATGCATTCTTCTCAGGCAATCTGTTGCAGATCCCGCCTACCTCTGCCATTTCTTTGATACGGAACTCGGCCGGGCGATCAGAAGGCGCATCATGATGAGAGCAGATGCAGACAGCGATATCCGGGAGCTGTTAGCCGAAACAGAGATCTATCTGCCTCCTCCCCAGGTTCAGGCAGAGGTCATCAGAATCGACACGCTGATAGACACCATCATGAGCCGGCTGTCAGATATCAGAAAAGACCTTCTGGAACACCCCTATTCCACACAAAAAGCACTTGAACGGCTTGAGCAGCTGAAAGGAGATGATTCGGTTGCTGACTGGATAGAGGAGCTGCCGTTCCCGCTTGCATCAATTCTCTGGGCATATATCGCAGAGAGCAGCCCATCAAAGAAGGTTGCCCATCTCTTCCATTTCTTTGAGGCAGCAGCAGAACTGAACTCAGGCATCCTCCTCTCCATGCTTGAGCCTTCTGCAAGGTCCGGAAACGTGGATCTCCTGGATGATAATCCAGCCTATCGTGGGATATACCTGAATGCGACCTTCAGAAGCTGGATTATCCTCTCAAGGCGTGCCGCACGGCTGATCAGAAGAGAGTCGGAGTCCCTTTGGAGAGGTGATGGGGAATTGTCATTTCTCATCAGGGCAAACCGTGACTTTCTCAGTATGGTGACGAGCAAGAGGCTCTTTGCCCTCCTTGATGAGGTTGCTGACCTCAGAAACGACTGGAAAGGGCATGGGGGCATCGTCGGTGAGAAAGGGTATGAAGAGCGGCTTGGAACACTTGAAATCTACCTGAACCGCTGCAGAAGTATTCTCCGGGATCGTTTCAGGGATACTGTCCTGATCCAGCCGGGTGCAGGAACCTACCGTGATGGCATATTCACCTACCAGGTGCAGGTACTCACCGGATCACGACACCGGTTTCGGCGGATGACCATCAGCACACTCATGCCCCTTGATACAGAAAAGCTGTACCTCTATCCACGGGAAGGCGGAAATCCCCTTGAACTGCTCCCATTCTTCAGACTGATCATCCACCCCGAAACCAGAAACCCTGCATGGTACTTCTATAACCGGATGGATGGAAGAGATGTGCGGTGGGTGTCGTACCATTATGAGGCGCAACCAGAGTTTACAGAAGAAAATGAAGAGGTATATACTGCAATGAAGACGTTTGGCCTGATCCTGGAGGAAGCACCCCGGTGAGCTACAGAAGCCTCCTGCTTGAAGGGGACGCGCTTCCATTCAATCTCGATAGAACGCTTCTCTGCGGACAGGTTTTCAGGTGGGAGAAGACCGGGCAGTGGTGGACTGGCATCCTGGCAGACAACGTCGTCCACATCAGGCAGGATGGAAGAGAGCTTCATTTCACAGGCACAACGGGGGAAGAGATCACCAGGTACTTCGATCTGGATCGGGATCTTGAAGCGATACTTGCTAGTTTTCCGGATCACCCAATCCTGAACCTGGCAGTTGACCATGCACGGGGACTCCGTGTTATCAGGCAGCCTGCCTGGGAATGCACAGCCTCCTATATCGTCGCCACGTTTGCAAACATACCGGGAATACAGACACGTATCAGGCTTCTCTGTGAGCGGTTCGGAGATGAGGTTGCACCCGGCAGGCATGCCTTCCCTTCACCACGCTCCCTTGCAGCGTCACCGCTCTGTGACATCAGGGATTGTCGTGTCGGGTACAGGGACCGGTATCTCTGCAACACTGCCATGATGATTACAGAAAACCCGGCATGGGAGAGAGAGATATGGGATCTTCCCTACCAGGAAGCCCGCAAAAAACTCCTCGCCTATCCGGGTGTCGGGAAGAAGGTGGCAGACTGTATCCTCCTCTTTGCATTCCACCACTTCGAGGCAGTGCCGGTTGATGTCTGGATTGAACGGATCATGCAACAACACTTTCTCACCCGGGATCTGCGCCTTCCATATGACAGAATCGCAGATGCTGCAAGAGATATCTTTGGACCATATGCCGGGTATGCCCAGGAGTATCTCTTTGCAGCACGGGATATCATCCCAAAAAAGTAGGGACGGGGAGACAGGCAAAATTTCAGGTGCCGACATCCCATGAGGACATATATTCCTGCTGTTCTTCGTTCATGGTATCGATTCTGCACCCAAGTGAAGACAGCTTCAGCATTGCAATCTGTTCATCAATTGCGGTTGGCACCTCGTGAACACCGGGTTTGAGTTCCCTCCCGCTTTTGACCATATATTCGGTTGAGAGTGCCTGGACGGCAAAGGAGAGATCCATCACCTCAATCGGATGGCCCATTCCCTTTGGAACAGCCAGGTTTACGAGACGGCCTTCTGCCAGCACATGGATTGTCCTGTCACCGAAGGTATACGAATCGATACCATCACGGCGCCGGATCATATCTGCATTCGTCTCAAGCCAGCCGATATCGATCTCGACATTGAAGTGTCCCGCATTACAGAGGATAGCGCCATCCCGCATACAGGCAAAGTCTTCGCTTGTCAGCACACCAATGTTGCCGGTTGCCGTGATGAAGAGTTCGCCAACCGATGCCGCCTCACGCATCGTCATCAGTTCAAACCCGTCAAAGTGAGCCTGAAGTGCACGCCTTGGATCGATCTCGGTGACGATCACCCGTGCGCCGAGCGCACGTGCCTTTGTTGCAAGTCCGCGGCCGCAGTACCCATATCCCGCAACGACCACGTACTTGCCTGCGATCAGGGTATTGGTTGTTGCCATAATCGCTGTCAGCGCACTCTCC
The nucleotide sequence above comes from Methanocalculus natronophilus. Encoded proteins:
- a CDS encoding nitroreductase family protein — translated: MIQNKNIANFGVTIIQARHSIRHFKDSPIPEEIIRKVLDCAKSAPSARNIQPWLFGIITDARTRSQIADLTDHGKFIAEAPVCFAVFGERDQQYVVEDCCAATENILIALTGYGIGSCWVAGHGKAYAEPIREMLGVPEKYTLISLIAAGEAKTEGFVLAKKKSLDEITFKERFGSE
- a CDS encoding orotidine 5'-phosphate decarboxylase / HUMPS family protein, encoding MTPPILQVALDIPDLSRAYAIAGETLAGGADWIEIGTPLIKSEGMHAVREIRAHHPDTPIVADMKTSDTGALEVEMAAKAGAGIVCILAESDDAVIREAVKAADLYGVQLMGDMMNVGDPVTRARELEEMGVHIINAHVGIDQQMIGKDSLELLERLTGTVSIPIAAAGGLDAARAAEAVAHGAEIVIIGGAIIRSSDVTASTAQIRSAIDAPKPRSQQKRDQTEEIRSMLEEASSSNVSDAMHRKGAMSGLKRYYGTGKMIGRAITVQTFAGDWAKPVEAIDLAAPGDVIVINNSRDTTIAPWGELATLSCQNKGVAGVIIDGAVRDLDDILEMTIPLYATAAVPNAGEPKGFGEINAEIVCCGQQVRPGDWIIGDASGVVVLPKERAYEISRRAVLVARTEERLREEIRRGSTLSVVMELLRWEKQ
- a CDS encoding DUF1538 domain-containing protein, which encodes MLHEAKETLREVMQAVTPIAVIVFLVLLVLIGSGAAELIDYILGVMMLTAGITLFLIGVKSGLLPMGEAIGSDLPKHGSIYLVIITAFLLGFFATVAEPDVRVLTNMVDLVSNGEIAQNPLVLSIAIGVGFFVMLAMLRIILGIPITWLFAAGYLVVIILSFIAPADYLQIAYDGGGVTTGPLTVPFILALGIGLSSVLAGRSALTDGFGLIGLASIGPIIGIMVLGILL
- a CDS encoding DUF1538 domain-containing protein, yielding MISELGVLTGINHVILEAIIALIPLSIFFILFQITYLKLPIGHVINLFKGIVFTLFGMIFFLQGVKVAFIPAGEAIGSFFSAIGKPWILIPFGFLLGLLATYAEPAVRILCYEIENSSSGFIRGTLILYTLSLGVGIAVALGMGRIVYGFSFLPIIITGYVIAIILLWFADRDFVGIAFDSGGVATGPMAVTFLMALAVGAAAGIEGRDPVIDGFGLIALIALAPILSILILGIYFKKKKVNTS
- a CDS encoding P-II family nitrogen regulator, which translates into the protein MICEGCKVLIVTIVKKGWSQQVIEASRQAGASGGTIIPGRGTGIHEMQTLLGLRIEPEKEIILTIVNPEQADTILEAIVSEAELEKPGNGIAFVISLDKVAGRVHMFTKEGEE
- a CDS encoding ACT domain-containing protein, which translates into the protein MQEEYIIKQISVFSENKPGRLAAIAEALQKSNVNIFAFSIAEASSFGVVRALVDNPGTARSVLENLGFAVQFTDVIAVRMKDEPGGLHEVARILGDAGINIEYAYAYSGRDAAVLILRVSQAGEAISKIQAAGGSLLRESDLG
- a CDS encoding phenylacetate--CoA ligase family protein; protein product: MHCWDPRIETMQKDDLERLQYRLLKTLVYRLYSFSDFYHRRMKEAGVHPDDIRTLSDIRLLPFMYKHDLRDNYPDRLFCAPHDELVRYHVSSGTTGKPTVVGYTRRDLDLWTTSLARALTSCGLGRGDVIQVSYGYGLFTGGLGLHYGAERIGAAVLPTSVGNTERQIELMQDLKATAIACTPSYLIHIGEAAERMGISIKNDTDLRSAIIGAEPWSESMRTRIYETMGVRAYNIYGTSEISGPMFSECTAQQGIHIWGDIAYPEIIDPVTGEVLEPGESGELVMTVLQKEALPMIRYRIGDITRIDDETCACGRTHPRIQRITGRVDDMLIIRGINVFPSAVEHALLGIPELAGHFIIEVDRKGSLDDMIVRVEVAPEAFSDRINDLINIKKKVEHTLKSALNVAVVVELAEPGSLPRFEGKAKRVIDRRVI
- a CDS encoding phenylacetate--CoA ligase is translated as MFWNEEMETLRGKKLEDLQTKRLKWTLSQAEKIPFYQERLRAAGISNSDIQKRDDITRLPFTKKTDLREGYPFGFFAVPRREVVRVHTTSGTTGKPTVVGYTRHDIDTWSDLIARNLTMVGLTADDTFQNAVNYGLFTGGLGFHYGAERTGMMVVPSATGNTKRQIEMIQDFGVTALHCTPGYALHITEVVEEMGVTLDSLRIGCFGAEAWSETMRHELETRLAIDAYDSYGMSEMYGPGVAFECTEKHGLHIWEDCYLPEIIDPATGETLGPGEKGELVITSLSKEAMPMIRYRTGDITMFIEDECPCGRGLRIARIMGRSDDMLVIRGINVFPSQIEHVLLGIAEVGDQFMVYIDRVHHLDEMTIDVEMNRSAFSGELGDLVGLQKQIQQKLQEALTLRTTVRLVEPGSLPRFEGKAKRVIDRRGDL
- a CDS encoding DNA-3-methyladenine glycosylase family protein — encoded protein: MSYRSLLLEGDALPFNLDRTLLCGQVFRWEKTGQWWTGILADNVVHIRQDGRELHFTGTTGEEITRYFDLDRDLEAILASFPDHPILNLAVDHARGLRVIRQPAWECTASYIVATFANIPGIQTRIRLLCERFGDEVAPGRHAFPSPRSLAASPLCDIRDCRVGYRDRYLCNTAMMITENPAWEREIWDLPYQEARKKLLAYPGVGKKVADCILLFAFHHFEAVPVDVWIERIMQQHFLTRDLRLPYDRIADAARDIFGPYAGYAQEYLFAARDIIPKK
- a CDS encoding adenosylhomocysteinase, with product MQVITYQGSIMQTGEAKILWAEQYMPVLREIRERFADEQPLAGIVIGMALHVEAKTAVLVRTLMAGGADVHITGCNPLSTQDDVAEALRNSNVRCHAKRACTLEEYYAAIDRVLDAAPVITIDDGMDLIHRLHRGRRDMLDSVIGGCEETTTGIHRLRAMTREGKLRFPVIAVNDTPMKHFFDNVHGTGESALTAIMATTNTLIAGKYVVVAGYGYCGRGLATKARALGARVIVTEIDPRRALQAHFDGFELMTMREAASVGELFITATGNIGVLTSEDFACMRDGAILCNAGHFNVEIDIGWLETNADMIRRRDGIDSYTFGDRTIHVLAEGRLVNLAVPKGMGHPIEVMDLSFAVQALSTEYMVKSGRELKPGVHEVPTAIDEQIAMLKLSSLGCRIDTMNEEQQEYMSSWDVGT